A part of Streptomyces sp. DSM 40750 genomic DNA contains:
- a CDS encoding vitamin K epoxide reductase family protein has product MSPGPALARAATTTRRPHTVGAGRRTGWVMVLTGTVGWLASFQLTVDDWRLLRDPSYQPPCNISPVVSCGSVMSSPQGSVFGFPNMLLGLGAFAAVTALGVAVLTGARLHRKVWIALDAGALVTVAFVHWLIGQSLYELNKLCPYCAVVWVVTIALFWYVSLHCLERGIIPMPSGVLAIVRDTHWMLLGAWYGVIALLVLTRFWAYWSSLL; this is encoded by the coding sequence ATGAGCCCCGGACCCGCGCTCGCACGGGCCGCCACAACCACCCGGCGCCCGCACACAGTGGGCGCGGGCCGCCGCACGGGATGGGTGATGGTCCTCACCGGTACCGTCGGCTGGCTCGCGTCCTTCCAGCTCACCGTGGACGACTGGCGGCTCCTCCGCGACCCCTCCTACCAACCGCCGTGCAACATCAGCCCCGTCGTGAGCTGCGGCAGCGTCATGTCCAGCCCGCAGGGCAGCGTGTTCGGCTTCCCCAACATGCTGCTCGGCCTGGGCGCCTTCGCCGCCGTGACCGCCCTGGGCGTCGCCGTGCTCACCGGCGCGCGCCTGCACCGGAAGGTGTGGATCGCGCTGGACGCCGGCGCACTGGTGACGGTGGCGTTCGTCCACTGGCTGATCGGACAGTCGCTCTACGAGCTCAACAAGCTCTGCCCCTACTGCGCCGTCGTCTGGGTCGTGACCATCGCCCTGTTCTGGTACGTCAGCCTGCACTGCCTGGAACGCGGAATCATCCCCATGCCCAGCGGGGTGCTGGCGATCGTGCGGGACACGCACTGGATGCTCCTCGGCGCCTGGTACGGCGTGATCGCACTCCTCGTCCTCACCCGCTTCTGGGCGTACTGGAGCAGCCTGCTGTAG